From the genome of Oncorhynchus masou masou isolate Uvic2021 unplaced genomic scaffold, UVic_Omas_1.1 unplaced_scaffold_9416, whole genome shotgun sequence:
CGtgacctctgcctctctttctctctgtctctctgtctctctctctctctctgtctctctctctgtctctctctgtgtctctctctgtctctctctgtgtctctctctctctctctctctctctgtgtgtctctctctctgtgtctctctctctctctctgtgtctctctctctctgtgtctttctctgtgtgtctctctctctctctgtctctctgtgtgtctctctgtctctctctctctgtctctgtctctctctgtctccacagcCTCTCCAGCTTCAGGCAGGAAGTCAGCCCCTCCCTCTTCCATCAGTTGTACCAGCAGCCCCTGCAGCAGCCCCAAGACAGGAGGAGGGTCAGGGAGCACAGGCCACAGACAGACCCGCCTCAGGCTCCCCCAGCTGGCCAGCCGCCACCGCCTCTCCAACAgcaaggagaacctggaaggtaGTACCAGGGAGGGGGGCAGCGACTCCGACACCGAGCCCAGGGAGGGAAGATCGCAGGCGGACACGGAGGGTGGGCTCGTGGGAGTGAGGAGCGAGCCGGAGATGTCCACCACAGACGCGTTTAGCAGCCTCAGTGACGTCATCGTGATGAACGGGGACAGCGGTGGGCTACAATGCACGGAGGCCAGTACGGCGCCCAGCACGAACCTGGAGACACCCACCACCACCCTTCTGCACCAAAGAGACAACAGCCTGGAGAACATCTACAACTTATATGCAATTTCAGTGAGTACTTCCAAAACTTCTTGGAGGTTAGCCTCCTAACCTATACCTCGGGAAGTTTGGAATTAGttttattcatatatatatattagtttaTAGTTTGTTTAATATATGTATA
Proteins encoded in this window:
- the LOC135538330 gene encoding ubiquitin carboxyl-terminal hydrolase 32-like; the encoded protein is SPASGRKSAPPSSISCTSSPCSSPKTGGGSGSTGHRQTRLRLPQLASRHRLSNSKENLEGSTREGGSDSDTEPREGRSQADTEGGLVGVRSEPEMSTTDAFSSLSDVIVMNGDSGGLQCTEASTAPSTNLETPTTTLLHQRDNSLENIYNLYAISCHSGIMGGGHYVTYAKNPNNKWYCYNDSSCKEVHSEEMDTDSAYILFYEQKGVDYSQFLPKTDGKKMADTTSMDEDFESDYKKYCVLQ